Sequence from the Maribellus comscasis genome:
TCCTCCTTTTACCGACTCGGCGTATACAAATTCATGGGAAGAAAAACTCACAAGCTGTTTGTCATTGATCTGATGTCTTGTCTGAGAGTCGGTCAGCTTAAACGGTAACGCTGAAATGATGAAATCCTTCTGCAGAGCGAAGATATGATTATTTGCCTTTTCATAGACATAACATAAACAATCGTCTTTTTTTGCCGGAACCAACTGAGGGTATTGAAATTCTCCAGGTCCCCGTCCCATTTTCCCAAATGATTTTACCAACTCGAACCCGGGAAGTGAAAAGGCCATAAACATATTTTCACTGTTTAGGTTGGCCATAATAAGCAAACTGTCTTTTACCAGCATTTGAGTTTCCCTTACTTCAAAAATGGCATCGGTTGTTTTTTGTTCTCCCTGCAATTCAATGATTTCTCCAAAACAGTCTTCCCTAAGCTCGGTTTCGCCCGGAATCAAATCGGGAAACGTTTTTACAACTGTTGACTTGTCGGCCAGACTGTCAACCACTAGTTGTTCAGATTGTTTAGAGCCCGAATCTTTCGAATTACAGGCCGAAAACAGGATTAGAAATATTAAAAGGTAAAAGGTAGTTTGTTTTAACATGGTTTTGTCGTTTTAGCATTATTCCACAATTACTAAAAACGGATTCTCTTCCAATCCGATTTCCAGCTTCTGATTTCCAAGTTGAACATATGTTTTATTTGCGGTTGAACTCTCATCAAAAAAATCGGTTGGATTAGCCGCAAAAACGAGATAGTCCTCATTGATTTCACAGGGATTCTTAAATGATTTTACCTTTGGCAAATTCAAATAGGTGGAAATTGGGCCATTGAAAAAAACATTACTTTTATTCTTTTCATCAATAGCATAACACGAAAAATATTCATCACCAAGAATAACCAGGTTATAATCATTAAAATAGAAAGAAGCTTTCATGTAAGGGACATATCCATTATTCAAAGCTGCTTTTTCAAATGCTGTCATTCTCCTTCTTTTTTCAAATTTTTCAGAAAATCCTGGCGGTACTTTTCGTCTTCCCAAATCGTAGCTAATAATTTTTTCAAATTGGCCGTCTTTGAATTCATAAAGCCCAAAAACAGTAGAATTTGCAAAAAATAATCGGTTTTCTTTTTTGACAAAGTTATTGGTCATTGGCCACATTAACAATGGATAATCACTCTCTTTCGCCGGAATAAAGTTTTGAGTTATCGAATCATTGCTTAAATCATATTTTCCAATAAAAAAGGGATTGCTATGTAAAGGAGAGTTGTTTTGTAAAAAAAGATATTTCTCATTAACGGGCTCAACTGTGAGCATGTAAAAATTCTCTTTTAATTTATCATTTCTTAATACAGTCCCGTTGTAGTTAATTATTGTAATGTAGTTAGCCAAAGCCTGATTAACAAAAATCAATTGCTTTTTTTTATCCACAGAGAAAGTTATAATATCATACAGTTCTTCAGGCCCCTTTCCTTTTTTTACTTTTGTAATAAAGTTCCCCTTTGTATTAAAAATAAACAAAGTGCCCTCCGACAAAACGAAAATCCGGTCATTCTCACTATCAACAGCAGTTTTCATAACAGAACCAAGTAACGATTCGGGAGAAGTTTCAAGTTTTATAATTTGTGTTGGTGTTCCTAATTCAAGTTTTTCGGTTTCTGTAGGTTCAAGCGTAACGATGTTGCTTTGTTCCTTTTCCGAACAGCTAACATAAAGAGAGACGACAACCGTAAATAAAAAGATTCCTTTGAGGTTTATTTTCATTTTGAAGGACTTTGAAGTTAATTCCTGACTTGCAGCAAAATACAGACCATAATCCTTAACACACCAATAAAACTACCGGTTTATGTTTAATTTATATTGAATCAAAAAAAACCGGATTTAATAATTTCTAAGGGAATTTCATATCTAATTTGCCCCGATATTCAGGATACGATTCTTATCCTTTAATTTTACAAATAGCCAATACCGGATTGTCATCAACTTTTAAGCGGCTAATTATTTCAGGATTGTTTATTGGAAGACGGTTAAATGTTTGTTGATCATTAA
This genomic interval carries:
- a CDS encoding BF3164 family lipoprotein, which produces MLKQTTFYLLIFLILFSACNSKDSGSKQSEQLVVDSLADKSTVVKTFPDLIPGETELREDCFGEIIELQGEQKTTDAIFEVRETQMLVKDSLLIMANLNSENMFMAFSLPGFELVKSFGKMGRGPGEFQYPQLVPAKKDDCLCYVYEKANNHIFALQKDFIISALPFKLTDSQTRHQINDKQLVSFSSHEFVYAESVKGGKAVFDFSFQNDSIQDKMIYNLSFSEKHQSWASYIGDFGANAGKQRVVYAYKYFKQLVFIDLKNNTSRSLKFNSGEAKKGNAVSIMSPENTTHYWGMSAGNDFVYVLYSGRSPVDVTKEWRKKMYYIFVEKYDWNGNPVAKYKLDNWGYFCVDEQRNKLYLASVNDANPFFVYELK
- a CDS encoding 6-bladed beta-propeller encodes the protein MKINLKGIFLFTVVVSLYVSCSEKEQSNIVTLEPTETEKLELGTPTQIIKLETSPESLLGSVMKTAVDSENDRIFVLSEGTLFIFNTKGNFITKVKKGKGPEELYDIITFSVDKKKQLIFVNQALANYITIINYNGTVLRNDKLKENFYMLTVEPVNEKYLFLQNNSPLHSNPFFIGKYDLSNDSITQNFIPAKESDYPLLMWPMTNNFVKKENRLFFANSTVFGLYEFKDGQFEKIISYDLGRRKVPPGFSEKFEKRRRMTAFEKAALNNGYVPYMKASFYFNDYNLVILGDEYFSCYAIDEKNKSNVFFNGPISTYLNLPKVKSFKNPCEINEDYLVFAANPTDFFDESSTANKTYVQLGNQKLEIGLEENPFLVIVE